TGCCAATTTTTATAAACTAGTAAGCAAGGAGCTAATAATAAACTAAGGtgaaacacaaaagaagaaaaactgccAAGTTATAGATGGACAAAGCAAGAGAATACTATAATACCACCTTGGCCTTCTTTCAGTCAAATGAGTTAAGAGACATAGGCATCTGCTGGTTTTAGTACACTAACTCCCTTGGATTTGCTAAAAAGTATATATCAATAGTTATAgtactagccaaaaaaaaaaaaaaaagtgctacatAGAAATCAACACTGGACACTAAagcaatttaaaatataaaaggttGCCTACTGCtgtaaaaatataaatgtaataGACCTTACAAACTAAGaactgaagttttttttaaaagtttcattaCTCCTGCCCTTTAGCTGCTTTTTCTAAGAAATAAACATTAACCAAATGGCGATTGAGGTGTTTGCTGTAATCTTTCTCCTTTCTAAAAGACCGATCACAGAAAATGCAAACAAAATCTCCTTCAGCCACTTTGACAGCCACGGTCTCCTTTGCATTTTTTCTATCAGTTTCTTGTGGCACTGGACGAGCCCCATTCAATCCAGAATCATCACTACCCTCTGACATGTTGTCACTGAGGTCACTTCCATCATGACTGTGGATCCCTTCATCTTCCTCCTCATTTACTACTGGGGTAACAGGAGGTGATGCCACAGCAGTTTTGGACAGTGCTTCATGTTTTTCTATGGGTAGGGGAAGAAGGGGTGGCGAAACTGATTCATCATCAACTACTGAGTCTTTACCAGGGTGATTTTCTATTTTGTTCTCATCAATGTCCATCTCTTTTTCACAAAGTGTGTCGACCTGTTTATCATCTGAAGTTTTACTTTCTGACACATTCAAGTCTTCACAGGGCGAAATACTGGAAGATTCAACAGCAGCAAGACCAGCTGAACTCTCATCTGCCTCTTCTGATTCTCCTACTTGAAGAAGGACTTCATTATTTCCTTTGCCTTCTGTGGTTAATTTTTGGTCTTTTAACTCCTCTTGTAAGTTTTCCTTTGGTTCTGATGATGATGGAGGTGAGAGATTCTGTGTATCTGCACTTTCCTTTAGAAGCTGGCTGTCTTTAACAGGCATTAAACCAATTTCACTTAGAGCTTGCTCTTTCTGTGCCATTTCACTCTGCTCATTcaacttttcatttttatcatctttttgaGGAGACATCGTGGGAATCAGCTGCATATGAACAGGTGGCTCCACTAGAGCAGGCTCTTCAGGAGGTGGTGGCTCTGTCTGAGCTGGCCCTACCTGAGGGGGCTCTGGAAGCGGCAACTCTGTCTGAGAAGGCTCCATCTCAGCTGGCTCCTTCTCAACAGTCTCTTTCTGCACAGACCCCTTCTGATCACACTTGCTGCCTTTTTTACTTGACTTATTTTTCAGAGTTTTTTTCTTTGTACTTGTTTTCATGCAGGTACTTTGCTTTTTATTCTCTACCTTGCTGTTACCCTTTGGCACTTCCTGGCTATTTTTGGATttactttctgcctttcttttcttttttgccacaggCTCATCAACTCCAGAATCTTGTAAAGAATGGGGCtcagcatccatctttcttttgcttttcttggCTTTACAGGGTTTTTCTAAGTTATTTTCTGTAGGCACATCCATCTCTTTAGTTTCTACTGCTGGCTTGTGAATTTCAGAATTCACTTGGATTGAGGCATCACTATGAGGATTATTATCCTCTTTTGAGATATTGTCATTTTTCTCCACTGTTTCagacttttcatttttctgtccAGCCACATCTTCTGGCATTTTTGCCTGCTCTGTATCTGGGTTTTCGCTGGAAATAATACCAGCCAACTCAGCCTCTCGCTTTttggttttctttaattttacttttgagaCATCCATTGTTTTATTAGTACAAGAAGAATGCTTAGATTTGAAGTGATATTGTAGATTACACTTTTTAGAAGCTGCGTAGTCACACACAGGGCAATTGAACTGCCTTGGGTTAATATGCAGTTCTACGTGCTTTTTGAAGTTACTTCTATCTGCTGTTTTGTAGTCACAGTGTGGGCAGTTAAGAGGCTTAGGCCCATTGTGAACCTGTCTTGCATGGCGCGTCACTTCATGTTGATTTGAGGCCACGTAACTGCACTGATCACATTTAAATGGCTTCTCACCTGAAGGTAAATAACAGATGTTACAAAGGACACAAAGAACCCAAAAAGTTTATTAAAGTATACTCATggaatctggttaaaaaaacaaaacaaaaaacccacaaaatatatttaaaagatagtATCATGCATATCACATTTACcatatttatttgtatatctTTTCATCCACTTATGCTGATTCTCAAATCAAATGGAAGATAACTCCCTCAGCTTACCATCTTCTAAAAAATAGAACAGAGATTCATCAAAAAGGCCCAACTAACTATTGGCCATTAGGTGGGCTCTGGGTGTTAATTTTGGAACTAAAGTACTTAGAGAACATATAATGGAGTAGAAAATAaaaatccgtgtgtgtgtgtgtgtgtgtgtgtgtgtgtgtctgatatttaaaaaagaaatgccttaCATTGTTAAGCTACACTCACAGACCTTTGGACTGAAATGTCTTAAAATACTGTCTTTAGCTTTAAGGAGCCACAGACTTTTAGACTGCTACAGCACCTGAGACAGGTGAGTCAGGTTCTGTTCATTTCCAATGCCAGagttattttaaaagcaaaaatatgGTTAAGTTAGAAGACTGCTTTTTATTTCCCACATCAAAGGATATACAAATAGATACGGTATATAAGTTAAGCATACAAAGCTGCAGGTACACATAAAACCagaactgcccccacccccaaatgaaAGGTATCAGAGCACATTCTACCTGAATACATACCAATCTACATCACATTCTAGTTAATATTACCAAATGGTATCCATACCCCACTGGTCCAATGGAATGCATAGCAGAAAAATGGAAATCGACATTTATGAAAAGTCATTTGTCAAATATTCTCAAATTCATAACAAATCCTTTTTCTCCCCATAAAGCAAAGCCACTTGAACATTAAGTAAAATCAAGTAAATGACAATGTTTACATTAGATAGTGTCTGGtaacaaaattattttatagCAAACTAAAAATTCCTCTAGGTGCATCAAATTGACTATGTAGCTAACTAAACAACTTCCCCCACTGGTGACACACTGATGATTCCATAAGTGTTTCTATGGTatgccatatttatttatttacatatttatttacttatccatttgtttttgttgttattgttgttgctggacaggacagagagaaatcaagagagaggaggaagacaagagagggggagagaaaaacagacacctgcaaaacctgcttaaccactcgtgaagtggacccctgcaggtggggaactggggggttcgaactgggatccttatgcaggtccttgtgctttgcgccatgtgggcttaacccattgagctatcgttcaccccctatttattttttttaaccagagtactgctcagctgatTTATGGTAGTTTGGGGAtaaagaacctgggactttggaatctcaggcattacaactttgcataaccattatgctatctcccctaccctgctaTATTACTAACTGACCCTATCTTCACACCAGTGAATGACTTCAATGGAGACAAACACTTGTTTTACATATAAACAATATTGGGAAAGATGACATAATGATTAGGAAAAAGAGCTCTACAACTTACTGGGAGATCTTGAGCTGAGTATTGAAACCTTTCTAAGGTTCAATTTTCtcacctataaaataaaaataatctgggtccaggcagtggcatacctgacactacaatgtgcaaggacccagggtcaaacccctgttccccacctgcaaagggaaagcttcaccagtggtgaagcagggctgcaggtgtctgtctcttttcttctctatctcccactcttctcagtttttctctgcctctatctaataaataaataaatacaaaatataaataatcTAATTGATATAATGCACTCCGTATGGAACAGATAGCCAATAGTAAGTGTACACTACCTGAAATTTAATTTTGGAATGAACTGGTGGTTTTTTGTAGACGCAAACAAAATGGAGCAGTCACATTTATCCTGCATGTCAAATCCaacctctaaataaataaatagttgatagttttcctttatgaaaaactgagtggctgaacaagttgtggtatatacacaatggaatactactcagctgtaaaaaatggtgacttcactgttttcagctgatcttggatggaccttgaaaaacttatgttaagtgaaataagtcagaaacagatggatgaatacgggatgatctcactctcaggccgaagttgaaaaacaagattagaaaagaaaacacaagtcaaacctgaaatggaattggagtattacaccaaagtaaaagactctggggtgggtgggtgggtggggagaatacaggtccatgaaagatgatgaatgacatagtgggggttgtattgttaaatgggaatctggggaatgttatgcatgtacaaactattgtatttactgctgaatgtaaaacattaattccccaataaagaaataaattattaaaaaaaaaaaaagagagagagaccagagcatctctcagctctggcatgtgaatTCCAAGGCTTGAAGCTGGAACCTTATGCAAGCAACTTCTGTAACCTACTACTGAACTATTTATTTGCACAGCcttatactttatatatatatatatatatatatatttatgggcaGGGGTatagagcataatgattatgcaaacagactctcatgcgtaaggccccaaagtcccaggtttaattccccacaccaccataagccagagctgagcagtgcaaaatatagtaaaaaataccACTTGACCTATcagatacacatatatatcacaGTATAGTAAATACTTATATTAGAGTAGAAGGGCATACAATTGGTTACtacttagcaataaaaacaaagtcCTAATAATGAAACACAGGATGAATCTCAAAATAATTTTGCAGAAAAAGGtttgtgcaaggaccggcttaaggatcccggctccccacctgcaggggagtcgttttacaggcagtgaagcaggtctgcaggtgtctgtcttcccctcctctctccatttctctctgtcctatctaataacgacaacaataactacaacaataggaaAAACTTGCCATATCTTTAGTGTTGTTTCCTtttttaggggccagatggtggtgcacctggttaaatgtacacattacaatgcacaaggaccagggttcaagtctctggtccccacctgcagggagaaagcttcatgagtggtgaagcaggtctgcagatgtctctgtctctttctctatttccccggccctctcaatctctctatccaataataaataaataaaattatttttaaagtccttATAAAATGAGGGCAATAATGGAAATTATACATCACAGTTCAACTTTTATTAAGTGTTATGGAACTTGTTAAAGATCTGAtgaaaagtggtccgggagttggtgcagtggataaagcattagactctcaagcatgaggtcctgagttcagtccctggcagcacatgtaccagagtgatgtctggttctttctttctctcctcctatctttcttataaataaataaaatcttaaaaaaaaaaaaaaatctgatgaaaATTAAGACCCTTCTTTCCCAGAAAAGGTGCACACAGATCAACATTCAGTTTCAGAGCTTCTCCCTGTTAAGAATTTccatttagtggtctgggaggtggcacagtggctaaggcactagactctcaagcatgaggtcctgagttcaatcctcagcagcacatgtaccagagtgatgtctggttctttctctcctcctatctttctcataagtacataaattaaaaaaagaaaataaataatctaaaaaaaaaaagaatttccatttAACAGCAGAAGAGGTGTCTTCAGTATAGTGTGTAAGTTATATGCTAAAGCTTCCCAGTTTGCATGAGGTTTACATATGCCTGAGCAGAGCTGAGTAATaatctctttaaaatttaaatatttctaaGTTACTTTAAAAGTATCATAAATCATGACCAAGTTTCATGTCCAGAACAAACTTCCTTATAATGACTATTtactaaaaatgataaaaattccCCTTACTGTACCAACCTGAATGAGTTCGCATATGTCTAGTTAGATGAGTCTTCTGGGAACTTGAGTAATGACAAAGTTCACATTTATATGGGCGTTCTcctggaaaagaaaacaaacatttaaatatGATATAAGGTATATACAATTCCCAACAACTATACATTATTCAGAACTGAGCACTTTGCTCTGGCGTGTGGTACCAGGAACTGAACATTGGATCTGAAAGTCCACTGCATAAAGCAATATGCTATTGGTATTTCCTTAGCCCAGGAGTGAGCACTTTTTAAGGAGatattttcttcttattcttgGAAAAAAAGTCAAACATGTCATATATTAGGTTATAAATGTAAATGATTTAATTTAGAATTGACATAACTGTATTTTGCTACCCAAAAAGCTACTCAAATTTTCCGATGCTTTAGCCTGGATATTTTTGTGGATCCTTATAAATTACAAACCTACTATTTGAAACTATTACCTCAGGGCCAGGAAGTAGGTCAGCAGGTAATAATAAGCTCATCAGTTCAAACTCAGGTATcatatggaagcaccatggaagATCTATGAGAGGTCAAGAggtcctgtggtgtctctcttactaAATGAAAAGTGAAAATACTGAACCCAGGAGACTACTCAGTAGTATTACAAATGCACAAGGCACTTAGCTCATTCTTAAGTACTGCATAAAATAATAAAtccttggagccaggtggtggtacacctagttgaacacacacacattaccatgtgcaaagacctggatctGCATGTaccttcctcctccccacctgcaaaagggatgcttcacaagcagtgaagcaggtctgtctctttctcccatctcccttcaatttctctctgccctgtatctaataaaaaagaaaaacaaaacaaaaatggaaaaaaaaaaaaaaaaggctgccaggaacagaTTTGTAATGTTGACACCAAGCCCTAAGCAGTAACCtcaatggcaataaaaaatattgagaatgggagttgggtggtagaacagcaggttaagcgcaggtggcacaaagtgcaaggaccagtgtaaggatcccggttcaagcccctggctccccacctgcagaggaatcgcttcacaggtggtgaagcaggtctgcaggtgtctatctttctctcccccccctctccatttctctgttctatccaataatgacaacat
Above is a window of Erinaceus europaeus chromosome 3, mEriEur2.1, whole genome shotgun sequence DNA encoding:
- the REST gene encoding RE1-silencing transcription factor, producing the protein MATQIMGQSSGGGGLFTSSGNIGMALPNDMYDLHDLSRAELAAPQLIMLANVALTGEVNGNCCDYLVGEERQMAELMPVGHNNFSDSDGEGLEEPHIGGEPNGLERMELESLQLSIVEVEPQSMFEVSAAPEIYSSNNDLPPEAPGTEDKCKNLKIKPFRCKPCHYEAESEEQFVHHIRVHSAKKFFVEESAEKQAKARESGSSPVEEGEFSKGPIRCERCGYNTNRYDHYTAHLKHHTRAGDNERVYKCIICSYTTVSEYHWRKHLRNHFPRKVYTCGKCNYFSDRKNNYIQHVRTHTGERPYKCELCHYSSSQKTHLTRHMRTHSGEKPFKCDQCSYVASNQHEVTRHARQVHNGPKPLNCPHCDYKTADRSNFKKHVELHINPRQFNCPVCDYAASKKCNLQYHFKSKHSSCTNKTMDVSKVKLKKTKKREAELAGIISSENPDTEQAKMPEDVAGQKNEKSETVEKNDNISKEDNNPHSDASIQVNSEIHKPAVETKEMDVPTENNLEKPCKAKKSKRKMDAEPHSLQDSGVDEPVAKKKRKAESKSKNSQEVPKGNSKVENKKQSTCMKTSTKKKTLKNKSSKKGSKCDQKGSVQKETVEKEPAEMEPSQTELPLPEPPQVGPAQTEPPPPEEPALVEPPVHMQLIPTMSPQKDDKNEKLNEQSEMAQKEQALSEIGLMPVKDSQLLKESADTQNLSPPSSSEPKENLQEELKDQKLTTEGKGNNEVLLQVGESEEADESSAGLAAVESSSISPCEDLNVSESKTSDDKQVDTLCEKEMDIDENKIENHPGKDSVVDDESVSPPLLPLPIEKHEALSKTAVASPPVTPVVNEEEDEGIHSHDGSDLSDNMSEGSDDSGLNGARPVPQETDRKNAKETVAVKVAEGDFVCIFCDRSFRKEKDYSKHLNRHLVNVYFLEKAAKGQE